From the Oleiphilus messinensis genome, one window contains:
- a CDS encoding substrate-binding periplasmic protein, producing MKMPLKKAEVSLSGQSKDRKRSPKIQTGRLLESLETTKPLELSTVASKLKKGSDMVNRWNLITLGLLIVQFFVVRCASAEDLNIIHFATGEYPPFVSEQLPDNGPSTIIIREACRRAGLKAEFDFFPWARAAYEVKIGDYVATYQWVKTPEREKDFLFSALHISENPNAVFYRKNQYPDGITFNRFADLQNYNLIGVIGYWYEKEFERLKINVHYVSQSQLAWQLLSRDRPELYVDNLYTGITEGKRYIADWANQIAYQSPESMTEYGYIMFSRQHPEAANRKRQIDKALASMHQDGTYQKMWQRFPLDLLNR from the coding sequence ATGAAAATGCCCCTAAAAAAAGCGGAAGTTTCACTTTCAGGGCAGTCGAAAGATCGAAAACGGTCTCCTAAAATACAGACAGGCAGATTGCTCGAGTCACTCGAAACAACAAAGCCACTTGAATTGTCAACGGTCGCAAGCAAATTAAAAAAAGGGAGTGATATGGTCAATAGATGGAATTTGATAACTTTAGGTTTGCTGATTGTTCAGTTTTTCGTTGTCAGGTGTGCCAGTGCCGAAGATTTGAATATCATCCACTTCGCAACGGGAGAATACCCACCATTTGTCTCCGAACAACTCCCTGACAACGGCCCATCAACAATAATCATTCGGGAAGCCTGCCGGCGCGCGGGATTAAAAGCAGAATTTGATTTTTTCCCTTGGGCGCGGGCAGCATACGAGGTCAAGATTGGCGATTATGTTGCAACCTATCAATGGGTGAAGACACCAGAACGGGAAAAAGACTTCCTTTTTTCAGCACTCCATATTTCAGAGAACCCCAATGCCGTGTTTTACCGCAAAAACCAGTATCCGGACGGCATCACGTTCAACCGTTTCGCCGACCTTCAAAACTACAATCTCATTGGTGTCATCGGGTATTGGTATGAAAAAGAATTCGAACGCCTGAAAATTAATGTTCACTATGTCAGTCAATCACAGCTTGCATGGCAACTCTTGAGCAGGGACAGACCTGAGCTGTATGTCGATAATCTGTACACGGGGATAACAGAAGGTAAGCGCTACATCGCAGACTGGGCTAACCAAATCGCCTATCAATCCCCGGAAAGTATGACGGAATATGGCTACATTATGTTTTCACGGCAACATCCCGAAGCCGCGAATCGAAAGAGGCAAATTGATAAAGCATTGGCAAGCATGCATCAAGACGGAACCTATCAAAAAATGTGGCAACGCTTTCCGCTTGACCTGTTAAACCGGTAA